A genome region from Phocoena sinus isolate mPhoSin1 chromosome 16, mPhoSin1.pri, whole genome shotgun sequence includes the following:
- the AGT gene encoding angiotensinogen translates to MAPAGLSLGASVLCLLAWAHLATADRVYIHPFHLLVYSKSSCDQLEKPRAESPPDPTFTPVPIQAKSSTVDEQALREQLVRATQQLEAEERLRAVKVGVLLNFMGFHMYKMLSETRSAASGAVLSPVALFGTLTSFYLGALDPTASRLQAFLGVPGEDRGCTSRLDGHKVLSALQTIQGLLVAQGGAGSRARLLLSTVVGLFTAPGLRLKQPFVQGLSSISPVTLSRSLDLSTDPDLAAEKINRFMQAVTGWEMGRPLTGVNPDSTLLFNTYVHFQGKMKGFSLLPGLQEFWVDNTTSVSVPMLLGIGTFHYWSDTQNNLSVTRVPLSANACLLLIQPHRPPNLRQVEALTFQHNFLTRMKNLSPRAIRLTMPQLTLKGSYDLQDLLAQTKLPALLGAEANLGKISDANLRVGKVLNSVLFELKADEGEQPTESAPQPAGPEVLEVTLNSPFLLAVLERDSAALHFLGRVSNPLSAA, encoded by the exons ATGGCTCCTGCTGGCCTGAGCCTGGGGGCCTCCGTCCTTTGCCTCTTGGCCTGGGCTCACCTGGCCACTGCAGACCGGGTGTATATACACCCCTTCCACCTCCTTGTTTACAGCAAGAGCAGCTGTGACCAGCTGGAGAAACCCAGGGCGGAGTCGCCCCCAGACCCAACCTTCACACCTGTCCCGATTCAGGCCAAGTCGTCCACCGTGGATGAGCAGGCCCTGCGGGAGCAGCTGGTTCGAGCCACCCAGCAGCTGGAGGCCGAAGAGCGGCTGCGGGCCGTGAAGGTGGGGGTGTTGCTCAACTTCATGGGCTTCCACATGTACAAGATGCTGAGCGAGACACGGAGCGCAGCCAGCGGGGCTGTGCTCTCCCCGGTGGCTCTCTTTGGCACCCTGACCTCTTTCTACCTGGGGGCCTTGGACCCCACGGCCAGCAGACTACAGGCGTTCCTGGGCGTCCCGGGGGAGGATCGGGGCTGCACCTCCCGGCTGGATGGTCACAAGGTCCTGTCCGCCCTGCAGACCATCCAGGGCCTCCTGGTGGCCCAGGGCGGGGCCGGCAGCCGGGCCAGACTGCTCCTGTCCACGGTGGTCGGGCTGTTCACGGCCCCTGGCCTGCGCCTGAAGCAGCCATTCGTGCAGGGCCTGTCTTCCATCTCCCCTGTCACCCTCTCCCGCTCGCTAGACTTGTCCACGGACCCAGATCTCGCTGCTGAGAAGATCAACAGGTTCATGCAGGCTGTGACGGGGTGGGAGATGGGCAGGCCCCTGACAGGGGTCAACCCAGACAGCACCCTGCTCTTCAACACTTACGTCCACTTCCAAG GAAAGATGAAGGGGTTCTCCCTGCTGCCGGGGCTCCAGGAGTTCTGGGTGGACAACACCACCTCAGTGTCGGTCCCTATGCTCTTGGGCATCGGCACCTTCCACTACTGGAGCGACACCCAGAACAACCTCTCCGTGACCCGCGTGCCCCTCAGCGCCAATGCCTGCCTGCTGCTCATCCAGCCGCACCGCCCTCCCAACTTGCGGCAGGTGGAGGCCCTCACCTTCCAGCACAACTTCCTGACCCGGATGAAGAATCTCTCTCCCCG GGCCATCCGCCTGACCATGCCCCAGCTGACACTGAAAGGGTCCTACGACCTGCAGGACCTGCTTGCCCAGACCAAGCTGCCCGCCCTGCTGGGCGCCGAGGCAAACCTGGGCAAAATCAGCGATGCCAACCTCAGAGTTGGAAAG GTGCTGAACAGTGTTCTCTTTGAGCTAAAAGCAGACGAGGGAGAGCAGCCCACGGAGTCTGCACCACAGCCAGCTGGGCCCGAGGTCTTGGAGGTGACCCTGAACAGCCCGTTCCTGTTGGCCGTCTTGGAGCGAGACTCGGCTGCCCTGCACTTCCTGGGCCGCGTGTCCAACCCGCTGAGCGCTGCGTGA